Proteins from a genomic interval of Thamnophis elegans isolate rThaEle1 chromosome 2, rThaEle1.pri, whole genome shotgun sequence:
- the SH3TC2 gene encoding SH3 domain and tetratricopeptide repeat-containing protein 2 isoform X4, with translation MASGNPKELDPGSHPAQIGEGTLETESVSLAVGEGFPNAISLSFSVKSHSAQDLNLQLQEVARKKLWALENDDKDVCAVFKELSARLACIQAQENRFLLSFRTVEEIWKFSTYLALGYVGCCLEHLLFSPEYWLNCAQVDDTEITVTVDEDCMTTMYLGLLLQEGNFFARATLTVPAEEEEEDLKLLKNELVHVKDIGHETKWEGTSLLTDQRGLIHVTTIEPLPHPFYQWFLKNYPISCGISKEISGPDSLQIGQGRCTATEDHRGKSWDELSYCKGDVLEVIGFLIPGLRWFIGKSTTSGIIGFVQTKSVQLESCESMRKSPVFFSEEEISAFFQAPCNGNEVHYSNLLNEWAQTDITSVYRLDGFEPIVMYPQRPSDAAVHGHKNGLMFENWGKQSYNSLCTQTDSEKSTPVAESSPSTLEHLLLPEPDDLDDPKFFIDLNAGHMEDCDVFDPILTFLNQDSYVPHFQSLYDLSFSFLSSTFYGFTSEEELVVYLETSRNWAKRGHLGWAHIRICYLLGRLCVRKAKFSQARVYFEEAMNSMDKGFEDLPLLTSLHANLAAIYLKQKMKQKFLPMIGKGMTLLACLSGHCFSSETELEVVMYILREAITVGNTTMEIRSCFLIVRLFLQLGKYDEVLPFAERLQFLNAQLTSQVTSVYPLDTMPFLAYLYEKKYVPHVALAAARMYSPSNIKSGFTPIWRAGFILANTSKLLKAQEKSHNSISALACFYLHCGLSFSREAGTVSTEKALCALLSKLYLKYGMLEKAVHYSNQAVALGKVMGEEEAFEASLSLGWLFILNNQPDKTSEIMQYLLCSLQQTDSVTQDGVVHNLLAIALKREGQVQKAAENYFWALKKAQENGNQRNQAIALANFGCLITSLGAYYLGEYYFLQAIQLYFELQDGDDTQMELVHVLLWLAQSKLERRKAEEGIIFYEMALAIALKTQNVISQLHVTESLCHFYSKVHPDTRTCILYHEHQVLLLRQLQDREKEGHLLQDLSQLYQSLHTPRSLKQALDCTKQSLRIFIDLEEIVKTAQAWLQAGRLYYQMQENELVEMYLQASIETALKPKELHLAMGLYEEAGDVFFNGIRNRHQAVEYYRGGAIPLARKLRDTQTELRVFNKLAELQIGLHNYENALEFATLAVRLSVDVGDHLQELVAFHRLATVYYLLQMYEMAEDCYLRTLSLHSPELQGVQEAIYYSRVYYRLGDLTLHKLKDEQDAASYFFLALAATTEFDDRNWQGKIQARLAQIFTNSQTNKSPRGWTTYRARWLSEGRHDV, from the exons ATGGCATCAG GTAACCCCAAAGAACTGGATCCAGGAAGTCATCCTGCACAGATAGGAGAGGGCACTCTGGAAACTGAGTCCGTGTCACTGGCAGTAGGGGAAGGGTTCCCAAATG caatttctctctcattttctgtcaAGAGTCACTCTGCACAGGATCTCAATCTACAGCTACAAGAGGTAGCAAGAAAGAAATTATGGGCCCTGGAAAATGACGATAAAGATGTTTGTGCTGTTTTCAAG gAGCTGTCAGCCAGACTGGCATGCATCCAGGCACAGGAGAATCGCTTTCTACTTTCCTTCAGAACTGTGGAAGAAATCTGGAAGTTTTCCACTTATTTGGCACTTG GATATgtgggttgctgcctggaacACCTTCTCTTCAGTCCCGAGTACTGGTTGAACTGTGCTCAAGTAGATGATACTGAGATCACTGTCACTGTTGATGAGGACTGCATGACCACCATGTATCTGGGTCTTCTCCTCCAGGAAG GCAATTTTTTTGCCAGAGCAACACTCACTGTCCCtgcagaggaagaagaagaggatttAAAGCTCCTCAAGAATGAATTAGTCCATGTGAAAGACATTGGACATGAAACTAAGTGGGAAGGGACATCATTGTTGACCGATCAGAGAGGACTGATTCATGTCACAACTATAGAGCCGTTGCCCCATCCCTTTTACCA GTGGTTTTTGAAGAATTATCCAATCAGTTGTGGCATATCCAAAGAAATCAGTGGGCCTGACTCTTTGCAGATTG GCCAAGGGAGGTGCACAGCTACTGAAGATCACAGAGGAAAAAGCTGGGATGAATTGAGTTACTGCAAAGGGGATGTCCTAGAGGTGATCGGCTTTCTCATTCCAGGTCTCCGTTGGTTTATAGGGAAATCCACAACTAGCGGGATAATTGGCTTTGTCCAAACCAAATCAGTGCAGCTTGAGAGTTGTGAATCAAT GAGAAAGAGCCCAGTGTTTTTTAGTGAAGAAGAAATTTCTGCCTTCTTCCAGGCTCCGTGTAATGGCAATGAGGTACATTACAGTAATCTTCTTAATGAATGGGCACAGACAGACATCACCTCTGTATATAGACTGG ATGGCTTTGAACCTATTGTGATGTACCCACAAAGACCATCAG atgctgctgtaCATGGACATAAGAATGGTTTGATGTTTGAAAATTGGGGGAAGCAATCTTACAACAGTTTATGTACTCAGACTGATTCTGAGAAGTCAACTCCAGTGGCTGAATCCTCACCTTCCACCCTTGAACATTTACTTCTTCCAGAGCCAGATGACCTTGATGACCCCAAGTTCTTTATTGATCTAAATGCTGGGCATATGGAAGACTGTGATGTGTTTGATCCTATATTGACTTTCCTCAATCAAGATAGCTATGTGCCACATTTCCAAAGTCTGTAtgatctctctttttccttcctcagtTCTACCTTCTATGGTTTCACCAGTGAAGAGGAGTTAGTCGTATATCTGGAAACATCTAGGAACTGGGCTAAGAGGGGCCACCTTGGTTGGGCTCACATTCGGATATGCTATCTTTTGGGCCGCCTCTGTGTCAGGAAGGCCAAGTTCTCCCAAGCGCGAGTCTACTTCGAGGAAGCCATGAATTCTATGGACAAGGGGTTCGAAGATCTACCTCTACTTACATCATTGCATGCCAACCTTGCTGCCATTTATTTAAAGCAAAAGATGAAACAAAAGTTCTTGCCTATGATTGGGAAAGGCATGACACTTCTGGCCTGCTTGTCTGGACACTGCTTCAGCTCTGAGACTGAACTAGAGGTTGTAATGTACATCCTGAGAGAAGCCATTACTGTAGGCAATACAACAATGGAGATTAGGTCCTGCTTCCTCATTGTCAGACTCTTCTTGCAGCTGGGTAAATATGATGAGGTTCTTCCTTTTGCAGAACGCTTGCAGTTTCTGAATGCACAGCTCACCAGCCAGGTTACCAGCGTGTATCCCTTAGATACAATGCCTTTTCTCGCCTATCTGTATGAAAAAAAGTATGTGCCCCATGTAGCTTTGGCGGCTGCCAGGATGTACTCCCCTAGCAATATAAAAAGTGGCTTCACACCCATTTGGAGAGCTGGATTCATCCTTGCAAACACCTCTAAGCTCTTGAAAGCCCAAGAGAAAAGCCACAACAGCATCTCAGCGCTGGCTTGCTTCTATCTGCATTGCGGGTTGTCCTTCTCCCGCGAAGCTGGGACTGTATCAACTGAAAAGGCCTTGTGTGCACTTTTATCCAAATTGTACCTCAAATACGGCATGCTAGAAAAGGCTGTGCATTACTCCAACCAAGCTGTTGCCCTGGGCAAAGTGATGGGTGAAGAAGAAGCATTTGAAGCATCCCTTTCTTTGGGGTGGCTGTTTATTTTGAACAATCAGCCAGACAAGACTTCAGAGATCATGCAATACCTCCTGTGTTCCCTGCAGCAGACGGACAGTGTCACACAAGATGGGGTGGTTCACAATCTTTTAGCCATTGCCCTTAAAAGAGAGGGGCAGGTGCAAAAGGCAGCAGAGAACTACTTCTGGGCCTTGAAGAAAGCCCAGGAAAATGGAAATCAGCGGAACCAAGCCATTGCCTTAGCCAACTTTGGTTGCCTAATCACATCTTTGGGGGCTTACTATTTAGGAGAATACTATTTTCTCCAAGCCATTCAGTTGTATTTTGAACTCCAGGATGGTGATGATACACAAATGGAACTGGTGCACGTTTTGTTATGGTTGGCTCAGTCCAAGCTAGAGAGGCGTAAGGCAGAAGAAGGCATAATCTTTTACGAGATGGCCTTGGCCATTGCCTTGAAGACTCAAAATGTGATAA GTCAACTTCATGTCACTGAGTCCCTCTGCCATTTCTATAGTAAAGTGCATCCTGATACCAGAACCTGCATTCTATACCATGAGCATCAAGTTCTCCTACTTCGGCAACTTCAggacagagaaaaagaaggacACCTTTTACAGGACCTCAGCCAACTCTACCAAAGTTTACATACACCCAG GTCTTTGAAACAGGCATTGGACTGTACCAAGCAGAGCCTCAGAATATTTATTGACCTGGAGGAAATTGTTAAAACAGCTCAGGCCTGGTTACAGGCTGGTAGGCTCTATTATCAAATGCAAGAGAACGAACTTGTGGAAATGTATTTACAG GCATCCATAGAGACAGCACTGAAACCCAAAGAGCTGCACCTGGCCATGGGATTATATGAAGAGGCAGGAGATGTCTTCTTCAATGGAATCAGGAACAGGCATCAGGCAGTGGAATATTACAGG GGAGGAGCTATACCTTTGGCCAGGAAATTGAGAGACACACAAACGGAGTTGAGAGTGTTCAACAAGCTAGCTGAACTCCAAATCGGGCTCCACAATTATGAAAATGCTTTGGAATTTGCTACCCTGGCAGTCAGACTCAGTGTGGATGTAG GAGATCATTTGCAAGAATTGGTTGCCTTTCATCGGCTGGCAACTGTGTATTACCTTCTGCAAATGTATGAGATGGCTGAAGACTGCTACCTGAGAACGCTCTCTTTGCATTCACCAGAATTGCAAGGGGTTCAAGAAGCCATATATTACTCCAGGGTTTACTACCGGCTAGGAGATCTCACTCTCCACAAATTAAAG GATGAGCAAGATGCAGCCAGTTACTTCTTCTTGGCCTTGGCTGCTACCACTGAATTTGATGACCGCAATTGGCAAGGCAAGATCCAAGCCAGGCTGGCTCAAATATTTACTAATTCCCAAACAAATAAGAGCCCAAGAGGGTGGACAACATATCGGGCCCGATGGTTAAGTGAAGGAAGACATGATGTATGA